Proteins from one Salmonella bongori NCTC 12419 genomic window:
- a CDS encoding PTS fructose transporter subunit IIC: protein MAIKKRSATIAPGASGAAATIKKAEASRNSFWGELPQHVMSGISRMVPTLIMGGVILAFSQLIAYSWLEIPADAGIMEALNSGKFTGFNLSLLKFAWLSQSFGGVLFGFAIPMFAAFVANSIGGKLAFPAGFIGGLMSTQPTQVLNFDPASLHWVTTAPVPSTFIGALIISIVAGYLVKWMNQKIQLPDFLLAFKTTFLLPILSAIFVMLAMYYVITPFGGWINGGIRTLLTAAGEKGALMYAMGIAAATAIDLGGPINKAAGFVAFSFTTDHVLPVTARSIAIVIPPIGLGLATLLDHRLTGKRLFSAQLYPQGKTAMFLAFMGISEGAIPFALESPITAIPSYMVGAIVGSSVAVWLGAVQWFPESAIWAWPLVSHLGVYIAGILLGAVITALMVVFLRHLMYRRGKLLIESL, encoded by the coding sequence ATGGCCATTAAAAAACGCAGTGCGACCATTGCGCCCGGTGCATCCGGCGCGGCAGCGACAATTAAAAAAGCCGAGGCCTCCCGCAACAGTTTCTGGGGCGAGTTACCACAGCACGTCATGTCCGGTATTTCGCGCATGGTGCCGACGTTAATCATGGGCGGGGTGATCCTCGCTTTCTCGCAGTTAATCGCTTATAGCTGGCTGGAAATCCCAGCCGACGCTGGCATCATGGAGGCGCTGAACAGTGGCAAATTCACTGGCTTTAACCTCTCCTTACTGAAGTTCGCCTGGTTGTCACAATCTTTCGGTGGTGTGCTGTTTGGTTTCGCCATCCCGATGTTTGCCGCCTTTGTCGCTAATTCCATTGGCGGCAAACTGGCGTTTCCCGCCGGCTTTATCGGTGGATTAATGTCCACTCAGCCAACACAGGTGCTGAACTTTGATCCGGCCAGCCTGCATTGGGTAACAACCGCGCCGGTTCCGTCAACGTTTATCGGCGCGCTGATTATTTCTATTGTCGCGGGATACCTGGTGAAGTGGATGAACCAAAAAATCCAGTTGCCTGACTTTCTGCTGGCCTTTAAGACGACCTTTTTACTGCCGATCCTCTCCGCCATTTTTGTCATGCTGGCGATGTACTACGTCATTACGCCCTTTGGTGGCTGGATCAACGGCGGGATTCGCACTCTGCTCACCGCGGCAGGTGAAAAAGGGGCATTAATGTACGCGATGGGGATCGCCGCCGCGACCGCTATCGACCTCGGCGGCCCTATTAACAAAGCCGCAGGATTTGTTGCCTTCAGTTTTACCACTGACCATGTGTTACCGGTGACGGCGCGTTCCATTGCAATCGTAATCCCGCCGATTGGGCTGGGGCTGGCGACGCTGCTCGACCACCGTCTGACCGGCAAACGTCTGTTCAGCGCCCAGCTTTATCCGCAGGGCAAAACAGCAATGTTCCTGGCATTTATGGGGATCAGTGAAGGGGCAATTCCATTTGCGCTGGAAAGCCCCATCACCGCGATCCCGTCTTATATGGTTGGCGCTATCGTGGGGTCGTCGGTTGCCGTCTGGCTGGGCGCAGTGCAGTGGTTTCCTGAATCGGCTATCTGGGCGTGGCCGCTGGTAAGCCATCTCGGCGTCTATATCGCGGGCATTTTATTGGGCGCGGTTATTACGGCGCTAATGGTCGTTTTCCTGCGTCACTTGATGTACCGCCGGGGCAAATTACTGATCGAAAGCTTGTGA
- a CDS encoding PTS fructose transporter subunit IIB: MTKKLIAVCACPMGLAHTFMAAQALEEAAVEAGYEVKIETQGADGIQNRLTAQDIAEATLIIHSVAVTPEDNERFESRDVYEITLQDAIKNATGIIKEIEEMIAADQQ; encoded by the coding sequence ATGACTAAAAAATTAATTGCTGTCTGTGCATGTCCGATGGGGCTGGCCCACACCTTTATGGCGGCGCAGGCGCTGGAAGAGGCGGCTGTGGAAGCGGGATATGAAGTCAAAATCGAAACTCAGGGTGCCGATGGTATTCAAAACCGTCTTACGGCACAGGACATTGCTGAAGCAACGTTAATTATCCATTCCGTGGCGGTAACGCCGGAAGATAACGAGCGTTTTGAATCGCGCGATGTATATGAGATTACGCTCCAGGATGCCATTAAAAACGCAACGGGCATTATCAAAGAAATAGAAGAGATGATTGCCGCCGATCAACAGTAA